The proteins below come from a single Stomoxys calcitrans chromosome 1, idStoCalc2.1, whole genome shotgun sequence genomic window:
- the LOC131996377 gene encoding uncharacterized protein LOC131996377, with product MSLDKFIRLSDRLVEFEALLNDKHTKLSSCYAVETHKEEVKEIWDRLKPVYEQCLGDLEEEAVGDEMPFGGNDEKASEVEMVKSKFRSAFSTYCRCVEHLGEVLQQLSQPISTTASNQPQGFKLPPCEIPTFGGDYPTWPTFRDMFTAVCIRNSRLSPVEKLFHLTQRTKGEANEIVRKFPLTQENFALAWRSLCSRYENKRVLVNTQLKALFNISSIHSESAGALKSLQRDINACISMLKLYDIEVDSWDPIFIYICSSRLPDVTLTLWEQTLEDKTLIPKWSVFDTFLTNRHRTLESVSEIRKKDTMSTGSNTGQRSCPKSGGKNIRAFQNKVSESNCKLCPNEVHVIRKCPKFLQMSVNQRLAEIKRLSLCLNCFSKSHSVRHCSSKFSCLKCNKRHNSLLHREQTPSTQGQPDTNAHTTSSSVTSPIPNSCTLQSTNSGGGLIQTCFSSHSKGVLLGTAMVKICHNGLDYLARALVDSGSEGTFISEKLFNQLKLPFKRMSASISGLNNTISASVQKECRFKLNSIVDPNFEVWASALVVPHLSGSLPSRTFHPNSLVDLPDIPFADPRFYESSKIDLLLGGDILPFIMLSGIRREVCGSLLAQETVFGWILTGPIPSESIPSSPRVVSYFCEVALESLISRFWEVEDLPRKTFLSRSDQYCEDLYAATTTRDKEGRYMVSLPFREGFPEDVNIGHSRNCAMAQFIRNEARLLRNPVFKSEYDKVLEEYTSLKHMSRVSAPKDVHSCDYYYLPHHAVVKPESTTTKVRVVFNASSPSSNGVSLNDVLYAGPVLQNDLVVLILRWRFFRYVFNGDITKMYRQILIRPEHRVFQRILHRIDPNGSISDYELDTVTFGVNCAPFLAIRTILQLADDVKESFPLAAHILRDSMYVDDALAGAHTIEDAIESRNQLIRALMSAGFSMRKWASNSKMVLSDLSTDQLLSEDFLNLDDRSTAKTLGIRWNASSDSFYFSTSPFPDNCKFTKREILSQISKLFDPAGWLAPCIVIAKMIMQTIWTEGTKWDEEVSPQSLSGWRCFQSAYPSINSIVVPRWFEYSPDCDIQFHGFSDASEKAYAAALYVRKAYFPDEYLALSAKKTIASKSSLLSLNPFLDDEGVMRICGRLTSSPVLSYNERHPVILPYSSQLSRLLVKFTHEISIHGGNQLVLRLLRMQFWIIKVKNLIKTIINRCKPCILYKQRCQRQMMSALPPERTEIFRPFTHTGLDFTGPFDIKNYSGRCCRITKGYVCVFVCFATKAIHLEPTSDLSTNTFLAAFTRFASRRGCPLHLYSDNGTNFVGASKVLARDFLQSSQQLLESKYAHQGRIPERAPQAPQVEKSHCELGRKFVGCSSRRKFAPKLLAIG from the exons ATGTCCTTGGATAAGTTCATCCGATTGTCTGACAGGCTTGTCGAATTTGAGGCACTCCTTAATGATAAGCATACCAAGTTGTCCTCATGTTATGCTGTTGAGACGCACAAGGAGGAAGTCAAGGAAATTTGGGATAGGCTGAAGCCAGTTTACGAGCAATGCCTTGGCGATTTGGAAGAGGAGGCAGTTGGGGATGAGATGCCTTTTGGGGGAAATGACGAGAAGGCTTCTGAGGTTGAAATGGTCAAGTCAAAGTTTAGAAGTGCTTTCTCAACTTATTGTCGATGCGTTGAACATTTAGGGGAGGTGCTTCAACAGCTCTCCCAACCCATTTCTACAACGGCTTCGAATCAACCTCAGGGATTTAAACTCCCACCATGTGAAATTCCTACATTCGGTGGCGATTATCCCACATGGCCCACATTCCGGGACATGTTTACGGCGGTCTGTATTCGGAATTCTCGTCTTAGTCCGGTGGAGAAGCTATTTCATCTGACTCAAAGGACGAAGGGAGAGGCCAATGAGATAGTGAGGAAATTCCCTTTGACTCAGGAGAATTTTGCCTTGGCTTGGAGAAGTCTTTGTTCACGGTACGAGAACAAACGGGTTCTTGTCAACACTCAACTGAAGGcactttttaatatttcttccaTTCATTCAGAATCTGCCGGCGCACTTAAGTCTCTTCAGCGAGACATAAATGCTTGCATCTCCATGTTGAAGCTTTATGACATTGAAGTTGACAGTTGGGACCCCATTTTCATTTATATATGCTCCAGTCGTCTTCCTGACGTGACCCTTACTTTATGGGAACAGACATTGGAGGACAAAACTTTAATTCCGAAATGGTCTGTCTTCGATACATTTCTGACAAATCGACATAGGACCTTAGAATCTGTGTCCGAAATCCGTAAAAAGGACACGATGTCGACTGGCTCTAATACGGGGCAGAGGTCATGCCCGAAGTCCGGGGGCAAGAACATAAGGGCTTTTCAGAATAAAGTTTCTGAGTCCAACTGCAAACTGTGCCCTAATGAGGTTCACGTTATTCGAAAGTGTCCTAAGTTTTTGCAAATGAGTGTGAATCAGAGGTTGGCGGAAATTAAGAGATTGAGTCTATGCCTAAATTGTTTTTCCAAATCCCATTCCGTGAGACACTGTTCGAGTAAGTTTTCTTGTCTGAAGTGCAACAAACGCCACAATTCTTTACTACACCGAGAACAGACGCCTTCGACCCAGGGCCAGCCCGATACGAACGCTCATACCACTTCCAGTTCTGTCACATCTCCGATACCAAATTCCTGTACTCTACAGTCCACTAATTCCGGAGGTGGTTTAATACAGACATGCTTTTCAAGTCATTCCAAAGGGGTTCTGTTGGGCACGGCTATGGTGAAGATTTGTCATAATGGTTTGGATTATCTGGCAAGAGCACTAGTTGATTCAGGTTCTGAGGGTACCTTCATTTCCGAGAAGTTGTTCAATCAGCTTAAATTGCCGTTCAAACGTATGAGTGCGAGTATTTCGGGGTTAAATAATACAATTTCCGCCTCCGTTCAGAAGGAATGCCGTTTCAAGTTAAATTCAATAGTGGATCCGAATTTTGAGGTCTGGGCTTCAGCACTGGTGGTACCACATTTGTCAGGAAGCCTGCCATCGAGAACCTTTCATCCGAACTCATTAGTCGATTTGCCCGACATTCCTTTTGCAGACCCCCGGTTTTATGAAAGTTCCAAAATTGATCTTCTTCTAGGTGGGGACATTCTTCCATTTATAATGCTCTCGGGCATTAGACGAGAAGTCTGTGGATCGTTGCTTGCACAGGAAACTGTATTTGGATGGATCCTTACAGGTCCAATTCCTTCTGAATCCATTCCTTCATCTCCTAGAGTTGTGTCTTATTTTTGTGAAGTTGCTCTAGAATCACTGATTTCCcgtttttgggaggtggaagaCCTTCCAAGGAAGACGTTTTTATCTCGTTCAGATCAGTATTGTGAGGATTTGTATGCAGCGACTACTACAAGGGATAAAGAGGGCCGATATATGGTTTCACTTCCATTTAGGGAGGGTTTTCCGGAGGATGTTAACATCGGTCACTCTAGAAACTGTGCGATGGCACAGTTCATAAGGAATGAGGCACGTCTTCTCCGAAATCCAGTTTTCAAGTCCGAGTATGACAAAGTGCTTGAGGAATATACGTCCTTAAAGCACATGTCCAGGGTTTCTGCCCCTAAAGATGTACACTCTTgcgattattattatttaccCCATCACGCCGTTGTAAAGCCCGAGAGCACTACGACAAAAGTGAGGGTGGTATTCAATGCCTCTTCCCCCTCATCCAATGGTGTCAGTTTAAACGATGTTTTATATGCTGGCCCTGTTTTACAGAATGACCTTGTCGTGCTCATTCTTAGGTGGAGATTTTTCCGTTATGTATTCAACGGGGACATAACGAAAATGTATCGGCAGATACTAATACGTCCGGAACATAGAGTTTTCCAAAGAATTCTTCACCGTATAGACCCTAATGGAAGTATTTCTGACTACGAACTCGATACGGTGACTTTCGGAGTCAATTGTGCCCCCTTCCTTGCCATAAGGACTATCCTGCAGTTGGCTGACGATGTGAAAGAGTCATTTCCATTAGCAGCCCATATATTACGGGATTCGATGTATGTGGACGATGCTCTCGCAGGTGCCCACACAATTGAGGATGCGATTGAGTCGAGAAATCAGCTTATTAGAGCTTTGATGTCCGCTGGTTTTTCAATGAGGAAGTGGGCATCTAATTCCAAGATGGTCCTTTCCGACCTTTCTACTGACCAACTGCTTTCCGAGGACTTTTTGAATTTAGATGACCGAAGTACTGCTAAAACTTTAGGCATTCGCTGGAATGCATCTTCTGATTCATTTTACTTTTCTACTTCACCATTTCCCGACAATTGCAAATTTACgaaaagggaaattttatcgCAAATCTCCAAACTCTTTGACCCTGCCGGTTGGTTGGCCCCATGCATTGTTATAGCGAAAATGATTATGCAGACTATTTGGACCgaaggtacaaagtgggacgAGGAAGTTTCCCCACAATCATTGTCTGGCTGGAGATGTTTTCAGTCTGCATATCCGTCAATAAATTCCATTGTCGTGCCAAGGTGGTTTGAGTATAGCCCAGATTGTGATATCCAGTTTCATGGTTTCAGTGacgcctcagagaaggcatacGCGGCTGCACTCTACGTTCGG AAAGCTTACTTTCCCGACGAATATTTGGCACTGTCTGCGAAGAAAACTATTGCCTCCAAAAGCTCATTATTAAGTTTAAATCCATTCCTGGATGATGAAGGTGTTATGAGGATATGTGGGAGGCTGACATCATCTCCGGTCTTGTCGTATAATGAAAGACATCCGGTTATACTTCCGTATAGTAGCCAGTTATCTCGTCTCCTGGTTAAATTCACCCATGAGATTTCCATTCATGGTGGCAACCAACTGGTTCTCCGTTTGCTTCGTATGCAATTTTGGAtaatcaaagttaaaaatttgattaagaCGATTATTAACAGATGTAAACCGTGCATCCTTTATAAGCAACGGTGTCAGCGACAAATGATGTCCGCACTGCCTCCAGAAAGAACTGAAATTTTCAGGCCTTTTACTCACACTGGTCTGGATTTCACTGGGCCATTCGATATAAAGAATTATTCCGGCCGGTGCTGTCGCATCACCAAAGGCTATGTATGTGTCTTTGTGTGTTTTGCGACCAAGGCCATTCATTTGGAACCCACATCAGATCTGTCCACCAACACGTTTTTGGCGGCTTTTACTAGATTTGCTTCACGGCGTGGATGTCCTCTCCATCTCTATTCCGACAATGGCACTAACTTCGTTGGTGCGTCCAAGGTCTTGGCAAGAGATTTCCTCCAATCATCCCAGCAGTTACTTGAGTCCAAATATGCTCACCAGG